In endosymbiont of Galathealinum brachiosum, the DNA window AAAATTGAAAGAGAAAGACAACACGCAGCGCAGGGAAAAGACGGCCGCATAATCATTAAACTAAACTCTCTCGTCGATTCTGAAATGATCAGCGCCCTGTACCAGGCATCATCAGATGGCGTAAAGATTGATTTAATTATACGTGGCATGTGCAGTCTGCGACCGGGTATTCCCGGTGTATCTGAGAATATAAAAGTTACTTCTATCATTGGCCGTTTTCTGGAACACGATAGAGTTGTCTATTTCAAAAACGATGAAAAACCCGAGGTTTTCATTTCCAGTGCTGACTGGATGGAACGAAATTTATATCATCGAGTTGAAATAGCAACACCAATTGAAAACAAGGTGCTGCAAGATCGTATTATCAATGAATTAGAGTACTACTTACTTGATAATACCCACGCATGGATTATGAATTCTGATGGTGTATACACTCAGGCTGCACCTGAAAACGGTAAAGAAGCCTTTGTTTCTCAGGAGAAGTTTTTAGAAGATCTTGCAGAAAGCAGTTAATAAAATAGTCGTAAGTATTAATGCTTACGACTATTTTATTAAACCATTCTTTCCGTAACAAGTTTTAAGCCAATCACCGACAGGTATTCGGCCTCCTGCTCTAAATCATTAATCGTTAATGGGTGTTCATTAAGCCACCTTTCAGGCAGCTTTAAAGTTAATTCTTTTTCAGAAATAAAAACTTTAATTTCAGGTAATTCATTTTCAGTTCGACTACGATGAAAGATAACAGATAAACGTAAAATAATCGCAAGATGATTTAAAATTAGTCGTTGATCCTTATGCGTTTCACTCGAATTATCCTTAACAAACTTACCACGATGCAATTTAACAATTGCAGATAATCTGCATTGCTCCTGACGGGAGAAACCCGCTAAATCAGCATTTTCAATTATATATGCACTGTGCTTCTGAAATGAAGAATGAGAAATATTTCGTCCAATCTCATGTAATTCACAGGCCCAGAGCAATAAATTTGCAGAGCCCTGAACATCCTTAAACCAGTCATCTTTTAACTGCTGAAACAAACTAAATGCAGTAACCTCTATACGTTGCGCATGTTTAATATCTGTATTAAATCGAATGGACAGTGCATTAATACTCTCATTTCGAATATCTTTGTTCTGCCTCCGACCAACCATGTCATATAACAGGCCTTCTCGCAAAGCACCATCGGATACGTGCATATGCTCGATACCCAGCGCTTCAAACACACCCGCCAGAACAATCAAGCCACCAAGGAATACTGGTAAGCGCTTTTCACTAAGACCTGGCAAGTCCAGTTTTTTAATTTTCTTATAATCACTACAGATAGCCACTAACTTAGTTAAAGACTCACGATTAATACCATCATTTTTCTGTAATTTCATTTCACGAATAACACTGGAAATGGATTTTATTGATCCGGATGAGCCAATAACAGACTCCCACCCCAGTCGTTTATAAGTAAAGTTTATTGCTTTCATTCGCTGTAAAACAAAAATTCGAGCCGCCTGCAATCGTTTAGCTTTTATTTTTCCATCAGCAAAAAATTTCTGCGTCATCATTACACAGCCCATTTCAAGACTGTTTAATAATTGCGGTGTAAAACCCTCACCTATTACTACTTCTGTGCTACCACCACCAATATCAATAATTAATTTTGAATGCTGATCCTGCTCAAGCGTATGCGCAACACCCTGATATACCAGTCGAGCTTCTTCATAACCCGATATTATTTCAATAGGAAAACCCAGCGCCTGTTCGGCCTGAAAAATAAAATCATCAGAATTATTAATACGACGTAAAGTATTCGTTCCAACGGTACTAACGCACTGAGCTTTTAGTGTTCGAATTCGTTGCCCAAATCGACTCAGGCAATCAAGCGCTCTTTGCTCAACATCTGCATCGAGCTCACCCGAACCATCAAGCCCTTCAGCCAGTCGTACCATTTCACGAATACGGTCCTGAATAACAAGCTGACCCTGATCTTCTTCAGCTACAACCATATGAAAACTATTTGAGCCCAGATCAATTGCGGCTATTGTATTTTTACTTAACAAGGAATGTAGTACCCATCAATAATTTTTATCTAAAGGCATTATAGTGCCTTCAAGTTTATGGTCAAAATGTTTTATTTAATAAATTCAGACCCTCTACTGTGGTTTAACATAATTTTTATAGGCTTGCATTGTCTTATGATTATCTATAATTATTTTTATTAAATATGGCCTGTTTATTGCTCATTTTTCATTAACACCGACGAAGTATCAAAAACGTCAATTTTATAACTCTGTCGGTCTGTAACTATATACCGGTTATCTGCAAATTAAATTTGTGCATAAAGTCACTATTTAATGGAGATATTTGCAATTATTCTGGTCTATAGTTTTAGTTAGACAATAATAATTGCATTACTATTTTAATACCACTTTCGGTAGTCGCGCAGCGGGGACAATGAATATGAGTATTTTTGACCACTACACACAACGCTTCGAAAATAATAAGGAAGAAGAATTAAGCTTGCAGGAATATCTTGATCTCTGTAAAAGCGACCCTCTCACCTATGCCAGCCCTGCTGAACGCATGTTAAAATCAATTGGTGAACCTGAATTAATCGACACCCATAACGATCCTAAATTAAGCCGTCTGTTTCAGAATAAAGTCATTAAAATATATCCGGCATTCCGTGAATTTTATGGCATGGAAGAAGTCATTGAGCAAATAGTCTCATTCCTTCGTCATGCAGCTCAGGGGCTGGAAGAAAAGAAACAGGTTTTATATCTTCTTGGACCGGTAGGTGGTGGTAAATCATCTTTAGCAGAACGTCTGAAAGCTTTAATGGAGAGAATCCCTTTTTACGCCATTAAAGGCTCACCTGTTTTTGAGTCACCCCTGTCTTTATTTGATACAGAAGAAGATGGTGAAATTCTTGAATCCGATTACGGCATTCCAAAACGTTACGTTAATAGCATCATGTCGCCATGGGCAACGAAACGGCTGGATGAATTTAATGGCGATATAAGCCAGTTTAAAGTAATTAAAATATACCCCTCCATACTAAGACAGATAGCCATCACTAAAACTGAACCGGGTGATGAAAATAATCAGGACATTTCCTCACTTGTTGGTAAAGTTGATATTCGTATGCTTGAGGATTTCTCACAGGATGATCCTGATGCTTATAGTTTTTCCGGTGGATTGTGCCGTGCAAATCAGGGCTTAATGGAATTTGTAGAAATGTTTAAAGCACCAATTAAAGTGCTTCATCCACTTCTAACCGCTACACAGGAAGGAAATTACAAAGGCACTGAAGGCCTTGCAGCCATTCCATTTGACGGTATTATCCTCGCCCATTCCAATGAGTCTGAGTGGCAGGCTTTTAGAAACAATAAAAACAATGAAGCCTTTCTTGATCGTATTAATATAGTTAAAGTACCTTACTGCTTACGCGTTTCAGAAGAGTTGAAAATTTATGATAAGTTACTCGAAAACAGTTCACTGAACGAGTCACCCTGCGCCCCTGGCACATTAGAAATGATGTCTCAGTTTGCAATACTCTCCCGCCTGAAAGAGCCTGAGAATTCAAACCTGTTTTCAAAAATGCGCGTATATGATGGTGAAAACCTGAAAGATACAGATCCGCATGCTAAGTCATATCAGGAATACCGTGATTATGCTGGTGTAGATGAAGGCATGACCGGTTTATCTACCCGATTCGCATTTAAAATAATTTCTCGTGTTTTTAATTTCGACAATACTGAAATTGCTGCCAACCCTGTACATCTTCTATATGTACTCGAACAACAAATTGAAAGAGAGCAGTTCCCTAAAGAAACTGAGGAAAAATATCTATCCCATCTAAAAGGTTATTTAACACAAAAATACATTGAGTTTATCGGCAAGGAAATCCAGACCGCTTATCTACAGTCTTATTCGGAATATGGACAAAATATATTTGATCGGTATGTTACCTATGCCGACTACTGGATTCAGGATTCAGATTTTCGTGACCCTGAAACCGGTGAAATGTTTGATCGCAGCTCACTTAATGATGAACTGGAAAAAATTGAAAAACCGGCAGGCATTAGCAACCCTAAAGATTTTCGTAATGAAATCGTTAATTTTGTATTACGTGCCCGCGCGAATAATGAAGGCAAAAATCCGACCTGGACCAGTTACGAAAAACTACGAACGGTAATCGAGAAAAAGATGTTCTCAAATACCGAAGACTTACTACCTGTTATTTCATTTAACAGCAAAGCCTCTCAGGACGACCAGAAAAAGCACGAAGACTTTGTCTCACGCATGGTAGAAAAAGGTTATACCGAGAAACAGGTGCGTTTACTAAGCGAGTGGTATCTACGCGTACGTAAATCATCATAGGTTATTCGTATGGCTCAAATTGTAGATAGACGACTTAATGGAAAAAACAAAAGCGCTGTTAACCGGCAGAAATTTCTTCGCCGTTTTCGTAAACAGATAAAAAAATCTGTTGAAAATGTTATCGCTGAACGCAGTGTAACTGACCTTGATAAAGGGGAAAGAATATCAATCCCCAAAAAAGACACGTCTGAACCTTTCTTTCATCATGGGCAGGGTGGGCATAGAGATATGGTTCATCCGGGAAACAGGGAGTTTCATCAGGGCGATAAAATACCACGACCACAGGGCGGTTCAGGACAGGGCGAAGGTGGTGAAGCTTCCGACTCAGGAGAGGGTGAAGATGACTTTGTATTTGAGCTCAGCCGTGAAGAATTTCTACAGTTTTTCTTTGAAGATCTCGAATTACCTAACCTGGTTAAAACCAAACTATCGACTATTACTGAAACAAAAAAAATACGTGCGGGGCACACGTCAGAGGGAATGCCGTCCAATATCAATGTGGTTCGTTCCTTAACAGGGGCAATGGGACGTCGCATAGCGTTACGAGGACCATATAAAAAAGAAATTAAGAAAATTGAAGCAGAGCTTGATGATTTACTGAAACGATATACTGAAACTGATCAGATTATTATCGACTTACGTGAACGTATTAACTATCTGAGAAGTAAAATAAAGAGAGTACCTTTCATCGATAGTTTTGATTTACGCTATGACAATAAAATTGATCAACCAGTGCCGACCACTCAAGCAGTCATGTTTTGTATTATGGATGTATCAGGTTCAATGGGAAGAGAAGAAAAAGATATAGCCAAACGTTTCTTTATGTTGCTGTACTTATTCCTTACTCGGACATATGAAAAAATTCAGATAGTTTTTATTTCACACCATACCATTGCATCTGAAGTTGATGAAGAAACCTTTTTCTACTCACGAGAAACAGGTGGAACAGTTGTCTCTAGCGCATTAAAACTAATGGCATCTATTATTCAGGATCGCTACCCTACAAACGACTGGAATATTTATACCGCTCAGGCATCTGACGGTGACAACTGGCATAACGATTCAAAAATATGTATTGATCTGCTCAATAAAAACATAATGCCCTTTGTACAATATTACTCGTACATAGAAATCACAGCTGATCGTCATCAGAACTTATGGGAAGAGTATAAAAATATTCAATCAAACTGGGATAATTTTGCTATGAAGAAAATTGAAAAAATTGCTGATATATATCCTGTATTTAGAAAACTTTTTCATAAGCAAGAAGCCTGAGTCATGACAGTAAAGCATAAAAAACATCAGCCTATATCAGAAACATCTGAATGGACTTTTGAACTTATTGAAGAGTACCACACTGAAATTGAACGCATTGCAAATAACTTCGGCTTAAACACCTATCCTGTTCAACTAGAGATTATTACCGCTGAACAAATGATGGACGCCTACTCTTCTGTTGGCATGCCTGTTGGTTATAGCCACTGGACTTTTGGTAAGGAATTTGTAAATACTGAAAAAAATTACAAGCGGGGCCAAATGGGCCTGGCTTATGAAATTGTTATTAATTCAGACCCCTGCATTGCATACCTTATGGAAGAAAACTCAATGCCTATGCAGGCACTGGTTATCGCTCATGCAGCCTATGGACATAACTCTTTCTTTAAGAATAATTACCTGTTTACAACATGGACCAGCGCTGACTCCATTATCGATTATTTGCTCTTTGCTAAAAACTATATTGCAAAGTGCGAATCAAGATACGGTGAAGAAGCTGTAGAAAACATTCTTGATTCATGTCATGCATTGAAAAATTTTGGGGTAGACCGTTATAAGCGGCCGCCCAAATTATCTATGCAAGAGGAACAAAGTCGCCAGCATGAACGTGAAGAGTACCTACAGTCACAGGTGAATGAATTATGGCGCACCATTCCTGAAAAATCTGAAAATTCAACTGATGATCAGGCATTTAGATACCCTTCTGAACCTCAGGAAAACATTCTCTATTTCATTGAAAAACATGCTCCACTACTTGAACCATGGCAAAGAGAAATAGTCCGTATTGTAAGAAAAATCGCCCAGTATTTTTACCCGCAGCGGCAAACTCAGGTAATGAATGAAGGATGGGCGACATTCTGGCATTATACAATTTTAAACCAGCTTTATGATGAAGGCCTTTGCACAGACGGCTTCATGATCGAGTTTTTACAGTCTCATACCAATGTTGTTTCCCAACCATCATTCGACAGTGAATATTATTCAGGTATTAATCCTTATGCATTAGGTTTCAATATGATGACTGACATACGTCGAATATGTGAAAACCCGAATGATGAAGATCGCGAATGGTTTCCAGATATAGCCGGAAGTAACTGGCTTGAAACCATGGATTTTGCCATGCGTAACTTTAAAGATGAAAGTTTTATTGGGCAGTATCTTTCACCAAAATTAATTCGTGATTTTAAAATGTTTGGCATTACGGATGATGATAAGAACAGACAGATTGAAGTGAGCGCTATACATGATAGTGCAGGTTATCAAACTATTCGAAGCACTCTTTCGGAACAATATAATCTGGGCAGCAATGAACCAAACATTCAGGTATACAACGTAGACGCCAAAGGTGACAGATCACTTACCCTGCGCCACACGCAACATCTGCGTCGACCTCTGGACAAGTCAGCCTATGAAGTCATTAAACATGTTGCCAGATTATGGGGCTTTGACATTAAACTTGAAAGCGTAGATGAGAACGATAAAATAATTAAAACGTATGAGTGTTCTCCTTCCAAACAATAAGTATTAGTCAAATTAATTTTCAGTATTCGCAAAGTATTCTTTCGTGCCACGCATTTTAATAACCTGTTCCAACTTACTTAATGCTTTGGCATAAGCAGCAGTTCTTAAACTGGTATTTTCACTTTGATGTTGATACTGCCACATTTCGTCAAAACTCATTTTTAATACTGCCTGCAAACGTGTTCGGACTTCATCCAGAGACCAGGGGTATCCGGCTTTATTCTGTACCCACTCAAAATAACTAACAATAACACCTCCTGAATTTGCCAACACATCAGGAATGATAACCGTACCTCTTGCATGCAAAATTTCATCAGCTGCAGCTGATATTGGGCCATTGGCAACTTCGGTAATCCATTTGGCTTTTATATTATTAACATTTTTTATGGTAATTGCATTTTCTAAAGCCGCCGGCACTAATAACTCAACATCAAGTGCTAATAACTCTTCATGACTTATTGATTTATGCGTTTCAGATTCACACACAGAACTTTTACAATAGTCCGAGTCAAATGAACGATCTTTATCCTTAAAACTTTTAACCTTATCAACATCCAGTCCTGCGGCATCACAAATTGCACCTTTTGAATCACTAATTGCGATTATTTTATAACCCGCATCAAATAAAAGCTTAGCTACGTTATAACCCGCATTACCAAAACCCTGAACAGCAACACGAATATCTTCAGGTGCTTTTCCTTCTTTGCTGCGTAAAAATTCAGTTACAAGAAAAGCCCCCCTACCGGTCGCTTCTTCCCGCCCTAAACTACCGCCCAGATTTACAGGTTTGCCCGTAATTACTGCCGGCTGTTTATGTCTCTTGATTACCTCAAATTCATCCCGCATCCAGCCCATTATTCTGGCATTCGTATAGACATCGGGGGCCGGAATATCTTTATCTGGCCCGATAAAATCAGCCATTGCTCTCATATAGGATCGTGACAGTCTTTCCAGCTCCATACGAGATAAAGTTTTCGGATCGACATTCACTCCTCCCTTTCCACCACCAAAAGGTAAGTCGACAACCGCGCATTTAATCGTCATCCACAATGCCAGTGCCTGAACTTCATCCTGCGACACATTTGGGTGGAATCTAATACCACCTTTACAGGGCCCTAGATGTGAACTGTACTGACAACGATATGCATCAAAATACTGTGTTGATCCATCGTCCATTAATACGGGCAATGATGAACAGAGAGTTGACCTGGGACGAGACAGGCTTTCAATTACCGTAGCTGAGATACCTGATAATTTACCTAATGATTTTAAACGTTCGCGGGCATCATGAAAGACAGATGGCATTACATTTACCTGAGTTTATAAAAATATAAACAAGAATAACTCAGAATGATTTAAATTTGAAAAATACTTTTTGAATTAACGTACTACTTTCGTAGAAGGGCCTTTGATGGCATTACAACAGGGATAGACCTTGCTTTTTAAAAGTCTATCCCCGGGCATATTAGTTGCGGGGATATAATCTACGCCGCTTCTGGTCGTTTGCTGTAATTACTTTTCTTCGAACTGACATTCTTTCCACGTTTTTTATAACGTACATTAGGGTTGCGACGTTTAACACCGGATTTTCCAGCATTAAATTTAGGCCTTTCCTGCTGAGGCTCTAAACCGGCAATCACGGTTAATTCATAACGCGTATCCACAAATTTCTGTACACGGTAAAACAACTGCCAGTCCTGTGGACCAATTAATGAGTAAGCCGAACCGGTTGAACCACCCCGACCAGTACGCCCTATTCTATGAACATAGTCTTCTGCCTGCATAGGCATATCGAAGTTAATAACGTGTGACAGTGTTTTTATATCAAGACCGCGGGCAGCAACATCTGTTGCCACTAGTATCTTTAGACGTCTACGTTGCATCTGCTCAATCACACGACGACGCATATTCTGACGCATATCCCCATGCAGAGCAGCACATGCATACCCTTCATCCTTTAATTTTTCAGCCAGTTTATCGGCACCTTTTTTAGTTGCCGTAAAAATAATTGCCTGCTCTACCGACTCATCAGATAACACATGCTCCAGTATTTTTCTTTTATGGCGAAAATCATCTGCCTGCAACATATGCTGAGTAATAGAATCATGCTTAATTTTTACACCGGCAATTTGAATTCGCGCAGGCTCTTTCAAAAGTGCACGCGCCACTTTTTCAACCTGGCCTTCCAGCGTAGCTGAAAACAGTAATGTCTGGCGAGTAGCCGGTGTTTCATTCGCAATACGAGTTACTTCATCAACAAAGCCCATATCTAACATACGGTCAGCTTCATCTAAAATTAACAGCTCAATACGGGAAAAATCAACTCGACCTGAATTCATATGATCAATTAAGCGACCCGGGGTTGCTACCAGAAAGTCTAATGACTGACGTAGAGCTTTAATTTGAGGGGGATAAGGCATACCGCCCACAATAGTGGTTGAGCGCATACGCAAATATTTAGTTAACTGATAAATATTATCTGAAACCTGCTTTGCCAGCTCGCGGGTTGGTGTTAACACCAGCACACGCGGACCTTTACCCTGACCGGCTTCACTCTGAGATAGAAGATGTAAAGCGGGTAATACAAAAGCGGCCGTCTTACCTGTACCCGTAGGTGCAGATGCCATCACATCCTGACCCTCTAAGATATGTGGAATAGCCTGTATTTGAATATCTGATGGTTCGGTAAAGCCCAGATCACTAATAGATTTTAATAAATCTGGATGTAATGCTAATTGATCAAATGACAAGCTGAAAGCCCCTATAACGATGAAATTGGTAGATTTACGCTACCAACCGGGTCTTGCCTGATTACTTTTTAGGCCTAAAGGCTGGAGCGTTTCATGGTCGATTGCAATACTCGCAATCAGGCGTGAACTATAGGTTAAATCGCCTTCAAAAGATACAGTATATTAGAATATATTTAAATATTTACACTTACTTAAGTGGTTAATTATTATACAGTTTTAATATAACACCCTGCCCCTTCAAGCAATTTCACTCATCTCTGATATGAATAATCTAACCCGCTAACCTCTCCTATAATGTGGGCATCGAAATACGCTCCATCAAATAACACAAACAATCCTGGCGAATCACCTGAGTATCCATGGTTAACATAGCCGGCATGACCGGTCGTTTTAATACGATTTTTTCTTCAGAATATTCAAAAAATTCCCGACCCACTTCTCGCTCATCATCATCAAACGCCTGTAAATAAGCACTGCTCTCAGGCTCCACTAATGCCAGCACCGTTCCTTTATCTAACTCACAAAAATTATAATCTTCGATTTCTGGTAACAGGTTAATAGTTGCATCATCTTCAAAACCAAAAGAATATCCTTCTGGAATTTTTACTCTGGCTACAGTGTGAAATAAATTTAAGTTCATATCTGCACACTCGGATAATTTTTCACAACTTAATACACTTTGTAAATAATGCAGAACATGATCAATGCCTGATTTTTCTCCTGATAGACCGCACTCTAATGTAACTGCCGGACATAACTCGGCAAAAGCAGATGACTGCACGCCTTTAGGCGTAGTGAAATAAACCAGTGTTTCACTAAACAACCCCGCCAACGATAAAAATGATTGCTCTAACTTATTGATGCAGGCGTAATGAGGATTTTTACCTGTATTATTATGAATATCTATACTCGCCCAGACATTCATCTGCTGCATGATATCTGTCACCTGTTGCATCATATGCGCTTCGGCTAAATATTGCTGATGAGTACCCGGCCATACACGGTTGTAATCGACCTGCTCATCTAATCGTCGCACACCCGCTTCAGCAGCTTTTACATTACCCACAAAAATTGAAATAGATCTGGGCAAGTTACCATTCTGATAACTACGTAATAATTTTTGTATGGCATAAAGCCCGGTCGTTTCATTGCCATGTAATAAAGTAGAAATAAACAACGGCTCGGGCTCTTTACCCTTTAAATGAATTAAAGATGGTTTGTCTAAAATACGATGCAGGTTTTCAGCTTTAGCATTCAGGAAACCCTCTGGTAATTCATTATATTGCTCTAACATTTCATCTCTTACCTGTAGATTTCAAAATCCCAGCCATGTACCGGCTCACCGGTTTGCTGGTTATGATAATAAGTTTCCAGTAATCGCTGCATATCATTTCCATGAAGTTTTACAAACTCTCGCTGCCAGTGACTACCTGTTTGTTTATGTTCTGCGCGCGACTGAATAATATTTAAATAATATTCAATATCATCCGCATCCAGTTTTAAACTCTCTAAACCTGCCTGAGCATTATCAATTAACTGATGTAAAATAAGATGGCGCATATCACAGCGATCACAACCGGGCCAACTAACCTTATTATCCAGACCATGCTGTGCTGAAGTATAAAAATTATCTCTTGCCTGTGAAAAATGTAACTGCTCATTTGGCGGTGTTTCATGCATCGCATAAAATTGCACCAGACCAAAATAAAAAGCCATATTAGCAATATTATCCACCACACTTGGTCCGGCGGGTATAACACGATGCTCAATTCGTAAGTGTGGCGTGCCGTCCGTATCGTATCCAATTAATGGCCGATTCCAACGCCAGATCGTGCCATTATGTAAACTCACATGCTGCATCAAACTGGTATCTTCAGTAAAACACATAGGTAACAGTACGGGAAAATGCTGTACGTTTTCCGTAAAACACTCCATTAATGAATGCCGCGCATAATCAGTTCCAAAACTGACACGATGTATCGGTCCCTGTGCTGCACCGTTATACCCGCCTACGTCAACCGCCTGTTCAAAAACAGGAATGCGTGTTTCATCCCACAGATCTTTAGCAAACATAAAAGGAGAATTTGCGCTAATGGCAATCATCGGCGCTGAAATTAAAATAGATGCATTGTAATAATGATGAGCCAGTTCCTGCGGAGCCTGTAAATGAATTTGCAAAGAAGTAGCAGCAGCTTCAAGCATAACATTATGATGAGTACTTTTTAGTGATTGACGACCATTTATCTTTAACTCTAATGCCCGCCCCTGACGTTGCAACAAAACCTGTTCATTAAGCGCTTTATAACGTAATAAATTAGAGACATTAGCCATACTCAAGTGTTTATTCTGCAAGGTCTGCAAAATACCCGTGCTCAATACACGACAGCCAATATCATCTGCAACTTTTTTACAGTAATTCCAGTTTTGTTGAAAATCTTTTTCAAACTCAGAAAGAAAATTAGACTGTATACTAGCTGGATCTGCATTAAGCTCGATATTAAATTGAGCTAACTCAGCGGTATAAAGAGAACTATTTGCAGTCTTTAAAAAAGCATCATTACTGGGAGATGGATCTGCATTCTGATCAATTAACCAGGCCTCCATTTCATAACCGGCTACCGGCGATCGAGTAGAAAATACCCGATCAGCAAACCATGTTTCCAGTTCAGATGTTTCCCGTTGAAGACGCTGAAGAAAAACCTGAATATCCTGCTCGGTAAAGTGATCCGTCGTTATTTCCTGACCCATACTACAGCAGCACCTCAGTTTATTTTTTAGCAAAACCCGGATTTTTCAGACTGGATTTAAAAACATCCAGTCATATACTAGTATAGTAGAACATTATAGAAATCTAAACTATTGATAAGCCATTGAAAAACAAGCATTTATATCAACAAATTATAAGGTTGCACCAGTATCCTTGTGTAGAATATTACAATCCTTTTGTATATTATTGATTTTCATAAGGTATTTTCTTTAAAACATGCTATTATCATTTTTATATGCATGGTTTAACCAGAGCACAACCGACTTATTTTGAGGAACAACGGATGAAATTTAAACAAAACTTATT includes these proteins:
- a CDS encoding glutamate--cysteine ligase — translated: MGQEITTDHFTEQDIQVFLQRLQRETSELETWFADRVFSTRSPVAGYEMEAWLIDQNADPSPSNDAFLKTANSSLYTAELAQFNIELNADPASIQSNFLSEFEKDFQQNWNYCKKVADDIGCRVLSTGILQTLQNKHLSMANVSNLLRYKALNEQVLLQRQGRALELKINGRQSLKSTHHNVMLEAAATSLQIHLQAPQELAHHYYNASILISAPMIAISANSPFMFAKDLWDETRIPVFEQAVDVGGYNGAAQGPIHRVSFGTDYARHSLMECFTENVQHFPVLLPMCFTEDTSLMQHVSLHNGTIWRWNRPLIGYDTDGTPHLRIEHRVIPAGPSVVDNIANMAFYFGLVQFYAMHETPPNEQLHFSQARDNFYTSAQHGLDNKVSWPGCDRCDMRHLILHQLIDNAQAGLESLKLDADDIEYYLNIIQSRAEHKQTGSHWQREFVKLHGNDMQRLLETYYHNQQTGEPVHGWDFEIYR